One Rhodoferax ferrireducens T118 DNA segment encodes these proteins:
- the rfbC gene encoding dTDP-4-dehydrorhamnose 3,5-epimerase, producing the protein MPYTVTPTALPEVLILEPRVFGDARGFFFESFNQRDFAQATGLDVEFVQDNHSRSVKGVLRGLHYQIQHPQGKLVRVTQGEVFDVVVDLRRDSPNFGKWDGVLLSADNKRQLWVPPGFAHGFVVTSDTAEFLYKTTDYWYPEHERSLLWNDPTVGVRWPLTGEPQLAAKDSAAKTLAEAEVFG; encoded by the coding sequence ATGCCCTACACCGTTACCCCCACCGCCCTGCCCGAAGTCCTGATTCTTGAGCCCCGCGTATTTGGCGACGCCCGTGGTTTCTTTTTTGAGAGTTTCAACCAGCGCGACTTTGCCCAGGCGACCGGGCTGGATGTAGAGTTTGTGCAAGACAACCACAGCCGCTCCGTCAAGGGTGTGTTGCGGGGTCTGCATTACCAGATTCAACATCCCCAGGGCAAGCTGGTGCGTGTGACGCAAGGTGAAGTGTTCGACGTGGTGGTGGACTTGCGCCGCGACTCGCCAAACTTTGGCAAATGGGACGGCGTGCTGCTATCTGCCGACAATAAACGTCAGTTGTGGGTTCCCCCTGGCTTTGCCCACGGCTTTGTGGTGACCAGTGACACGGCCGAATTTTTGTACAAAACCACCGACTACTGGTACCCCGAGCATGAAAGAAGCCTGCTCTGGAATGACCCGACCGTGGGCGTGCGCTGGCCTCTGACAGGCGAACCCCAATTGGCGGCCAAGGATTCGGCGGCAAAGACGCTGGCTGAGGCAGAAGTTTTTGGCTGA
- a CDS encoding polysaccharide biosynthesis protein, whose translation MINRFAEPILALPRPAKRLLALGVDALLCALTVWLALSLRVENWVAIHGNQWLAIGLSLALALPVFMMFGLYRAIFRYAGLTALLAVTKAVLVYGVLYAGLLAVLALPEVPRTVGLIQPIFLLLAVGAWRTLARFWLSGEYVSRLNRGTLPKVLIYGAGSAGRQLVGAMASSLEMHAVGFLDDDPHLHGRELNGLRIYNPAQLPQLVTRLQVSDVLLAMPSASRQRRKDILQLTRQARVAVRTLPGLMDLAQGHVLVSDLREIDIEDLLGRDSVPPDASLFGKNIAGKVVMVTGAGGSIGSELCHQIIRLAPSKLLLVELSEWALYTVHQKLLEILPEENMPHVQVLPLLASVRDADRMAEIMRTWQPHTVYHAAAYKHVPMVEHNPAEGVKNNVLGTWTTARAAATHRVSNFVLISTDKAVRPTNIMGASKRLAEMVLQALASQTKPGGTCFSMVRFGNVLGSSGSVVPRFRKQIKDGGPITLTHADITRYFMSIPEAAQLVIQAGAMAKGGDVFVLDMGEPVRIIDLARSMVELSGLTVRDVANPEGDIEVKITGLRPGEKLYEELLIGDNPLPTQHPRIMKAHEQFVPWPELSTCLDGLTSALNANDVPLIRSLLKQLVPGYQPDGEVVDWVHLAQTACLLRAA comes from the coding sequence ATGATTAACCGTTTTGCCGAGCCTATTTTGGCCTTGCCCCGTCCAGCCAAGCGCTTGTTGGCGCTGGGGGTGGACGCGTTGCTGTGTGCGCTAACCGTGTGGCTGGCCTTGAGCCTGCGGGTCGAGAACTGGGTCGCCATCCACGGCAACCAGTGGCTGGCGATTGGTTTGTCGCTGGCGCTGGCGTTGCCAGTGTTCATGATGTTTGGCCTGTACCGGGCGATTTTCCGCTATGCCGGGTTAACCGCCTTGCTGGCGGTCACCAAGGCGGTTTTGGTTTACGGTGTGTTGTATGCTGGGTTACTGGCTGTTCTGGCCCTGCCTGAAGTACCGCGCACGGTGGGACTGATACAACCCATCTTTTTGCTGCTGGCGGTAGGGGCTTGGCGGACGCTAGCCCGCTTCTGGCTTAGTGGCGAGTATGTGAGCCGTCTCAATCGTGGCACTTTACCCAAGGTATTGATTTATGGGGCAGGCTCGGCCGGGCGGCAACTGGTGGGTGCTATGGCGAGCAGTCTGGAGATGCACGCCGTGGGCTTTCTGGATGACGATCCGCATTTGCATGGTCGTGAGCTCAATGGCCTGCGCATTTACAACCCGGCACAGTTGCCCCAGTTGGTGACGCGCCTGCAAGTGAGCGACGTGTTGCTGGCCATGCCATCTGCCAGCCGACAGCGGCGCAAGGATATTTTGCAATTGACGCGTCAGGCCCGTGTGGCAGTGCGCACCTTGCCAGGTTTGATGGACCTGGCCCAGGGCCATGTACTGGTCAGCGACCTGCGCGAGATTGACATTGAAGATCTGTTGGGCCGCGATTCCGTACCACCCGATGCGTCGCTGTTTGGCAAAAACATTGCTGGCAAGGTGGTCATGGTCACGGGTGCGGGCGGATCGATTGGCAGCGAGTTGTGCCATCAGATCATCAGGCTGGCACCATCCAAACTATTGTTGGTGGAGCTGAGCGAGTGGGCCTTGTATACCGTGCACCAGAAGCTCCTGGAAATACTGCCTGAAGAGAATATGCCCCATGTGCAGGTGCTGCCGCTGCTGGCCTCGGTGCGTGATGCGGACCGGATGGCCGAGATCATGCGCACCTGGCAACCGCACACCGTGTACCACGCAGCGGCATACAAACATGTGCCCATGGTGGAGCACAACCCGGCCGAGGGCGTTAAAAACAACGTGCTGGGCACCTGGACGACCGCCCGGGCAGCGGCCACGCACAGAGTGAGCAATTTTGTGCTTATCAGCACCGACAAGGCGGTGCGCCCGACCAACATCATGGGTGCCAGCAAACGCCTGGCCGAAATGGTGCTGCAAGCCCTGGCCAGCCAGACCAAGCCGGGCGGCACCTGCTTCAGCATGGTCCGGTTTGGCAACGTGCTGGGGTCGTCGGGCTCAGTGGTGCCCCGGTTTCGCAAGCAAATCAAGGACGGCGGGCCGATTACCCTGACGCACGCTGACATCACCCGCTATTTCATGAGCATTCCTGAGGCGGCGCAACTGGTCATTCAGGCCGGCGCCATGGCCAAAGGAGGCGATGTATTTGTGCTGGACATGGGCGAGCCTGTGCGCATTATCGACCTGGCCCGCAGCATGGTGGAACTGTCGGGCCTGACGGTGCGTGATGTGGCCAACCCGGAGGGCGACATCGAGGTCAAGATCACCGGCTTGCGCCCGGGTGAAAAGCTCTATGAAGAGCTGTTGATTGGCGACAACCCCCTGCCCACCCAGCATCCGCGCATCATGAAGGCGCATGAGCAGTTTGTGCCGTGGCCCGAACTAAGCACCTGCCTCGATGGTTTGACTTCGGCGCTGAATGCCAATGATGTGCCGCTGATACGCAGCTTGCTAAAACAGCTGGTGCCTGGCTACCAGCCCGATGGCGAGGTGGTGGACTGGGTGCATTTAGCGCAGACGGCGTGTCTTTTACGGGCGGCATAG
- a CDS encoding VanZ family protein: protein MSAVTVLALMPAVPHMPSTGWDKSNHLLAFTVLAVLGLRAYPTRTMAVLTGLLAFGGLIELLQSLTPDRMAEWADWLADSLGLLLGWGLVRGWGMVTSDKR, encoded by the coding sequence ATGTCAGCCGTGACCGTGCTGGCGCTGATGCCCGCCGTGCCGCATATGCCAAGCACCGGCTGGGACAAAAGCAACCATTTACTGGCATTTACGGTACTGGCCGTGCTCGGGCTGCGGGCCTATCCGACGCGCACCATGGCGGTGTTGACTGGCTTGCTGGCCTTTGGCGGGCTGATCGAGCTGCTGCAGTCGCTCACCCCCGACCGCATGGCCGAATGGGCCGATTGGCTTGCTGATAGTTTGGGCTTGTTACTGGGCTGGGGTTTGGTACGGGGCTGGGGGATGGTGACAAGCGACAAGAGATGA
- the gltX gene encoding glutamate--tRNA ligase encodes MTQKTRTRFAPSPTGFIHLGNIRSALYPWAFARSTGGDFILRIEDTDLDRSTQAAVDVIIESMSWLGLDYDEGPFYQMQRMDRYKTVLAELQAAGHVYPCYMSVAELDALRDAQMAAKEKPRYDGTWRPAPGKTLPPIPEGVKPVLRFKNPLGGSVVWDDKVKGRIEISNDELDDLVIARPDGTPTYNFCVVVDDLDMAITHVIRGDDHVNNTPRQINIFKALGQEPPVYAHLPTVLNEQGEKMSKRNGAKPVTQYRDEGYLPDAMVNYLARLGWSHGDDEIFSRAQFLQWFNLDHLGRSAAQFDEAKLRWVNAQHLKIMSDDALAPLVQAQLQKRGIQADERLPRICALFKDRCDTTVVLADWAAAFYADITLNPAEVSQHVTDAIKPALNLLSEKLASCSWDKLSIAAAIKEVLVACAIKMPLLAMPVRVLVMGSAHTPSLDAVLELCEREKVLTRLRSE; translated from the coding sequence ATGACTCAAAAAACCCGTACCCGTTTTGCGCCGTCTCCCACCGGCTTCATCCACCTCGGCAATATTCGCTCGGCCTTGTATCCGTGGGCATTTGCACGCTCAACCGGCGGCGATTTCATCTTGCGCATTGAAGACACCGATCTGGACCGTTCCACCCAGGCCGCTGTCGATGTGATCATTGAGAGCATGTCCTGGCTTGGGCTCGACTACGACGAAGGTCCGTTCTATCAGATGCAGCGCATGGACCGCTACAAGACCGTGTTGGCCGAGCTGCAGGCGGCCGGCCATGTTTATCCCTGCTACATGAGTGTGGCCGAGCTCGATGCCTTGCGTGATGCCCAGATGGCTGCCAAAGAAAAGCCGCGTTACGACGGCACCTGGCGCCCCGCGCCTGGCAAGACCCTGCCACCCATTCCAGAGGGCGTGAAGCCGGTGTTGCGCTTCAAAAATCCGCTGGGTGGCTCGGTGGTGTGGGACGACAAGGTGAAGGGACGCATCGAGATCAGCAATGATGAACTCGATGATCTGGTGATTGCCCGTCCGGACGGCACGCCCACCTACAACTTCTGCGTGGTGGTGGATGACCTTGACATGGCCATCACGCACGTGATTCGTGGCGATGACCATGTCAATAACACGCCGCGGCAGATTAATATCTTCAAGGCCCTGGGTCAAGAGCCGCCGGTTTATGCCCATTTACCCACCGTGCTCAATGAGCAGGGCGAAAAGATGAGCAAGCGCAACGGTGCCAAACCGGTCACTCAGTACCGTGACGAAGGCTATCTGCCTGATGCCATGGTCAATTACCTGGCGCGCCTGGGCTGGAGCCATGGGGACGACGAAATTTTTAGCCGGGCGCAATTTCTGCAGTGGTTCAACCTGGATCATCTGGGTCGCAGTGCAGCTCAGTTTGACGAGGCCAAGCTGCGTTGGGTCAATGCGCAACACCTCAAGATCATGAGTGATGACGCACTGGCACCTTTGGTGCAAGCGCAGCTGCAAAAACGCGGCATTCAGGCCGATGAGCGCTTGCCCCGCATTTGTGCGTTGTTCAAAGACCGGTGTGACACCACCGTGGTATTGGCGGATTGGGCGGCAGCTTTTTATGCAGATATCACGCTCAACCCGGCTGAGGTGAGCCAGCACGTGACGGATGCGATCAAACCGGCATTGAATTTGCTGAGTGAAAAACTGGCGAGCTGTAGCTGGGACAAGCTGTCAATTGCGGCCGCCATCAAGGAAGTACTGGTCGCTTGTGCCATTAAAATGCCACTGCTCGCCATGCCGGTGCGGGTGTTGGTGATGGGCAGTGCCCATACGCCCTCGCTGGATGCCGTGCTGGAACTGTGTGAAAGAGAAAAAGTGCTGACTCGTCTGCGTTCAGAGTGA
- a CDS encoding O-succinylhomoserine sulfhydrylase, with protein sequence MTDKKLPAQLHRDTLAVRAGVERSQYGENSEALYLTSSFVQPDAETARKRFAMEEDGYTYTRVSNPTVSGMEQRLAALEGTEAAIATSSGMAAVLLLGMGLLRAGDHVVCSQSVFGSTLRLFATEFAKFGVTTTFVSQTDVAQWQAALQPNTRLLFAETPTNPLTDICDISALARVAHAGGALLAVDNCFCTPALQRPIEYGADFVIHSGTKYLDGQGRVVAGAICCSQKYVNDVFWPINRTVGMVLSPFNAWVVTKGMETLSLRMKAQCDSALDLANWLQDQPQVARVYYPGLASHPQHALAMRQQSGLGGAVVSFDVRAPDATQARSNAFHVIDSTQVCSITTNLGDTKTTIAHPATTSHGRLTEDQRQAAGIGQGLIRMAVGLDHIDDLKADLLRGLQTLSALK encoded by the coding sequence ATGACGGATAAAAAATTGCCTGCACAGTTGCACCGCGACACGTTGGCGGTGCGTGCAGGCGTTGAGCGAAGCCAATATGGCGAAAACTCCGAAGCCCTGTACCTGACCAGCAGTTTTGTGCAGCCCGATGCTGAGACCGCCCGCAAGCGTTTCGCCATGGAGGAAGATGGTTACACCTACACCCGGGTCAGCAACCCCACCGTCTCGGGCATGGAGCAGCGCCTGGCCGCGCTGGAAGGAACCGAGGCCGCGATTGCCACCAGCAGTGGCATGGCGGCCGTGTTGCTGCTGGGCATGGGACTGTTACGTGCGGGAGACCATGTGGTGTGTTCGCAGTCGGTTTTTGGCTCTACCCTGCGATTGTTTGCTACTGAGTTTGCCAAATTTGGTGTCACGACGACTTTTGTGTCGCAGACCGACGTGGCGCAATGGCAAGCAGCGTTGCAGCCCAATACCCGTTTGCTGTTTGCCGAAACACCGACCAACCCGTTGACCGACATTTGCGACATCTCCGCGCTGGCCCGTGTGGCGCACGCGGGCGGTGCGCTACTGGCGGTGGACAATTGTTTTTGTACCCCGGCATTGCAAAGACCGATCGAGTATGGGGCCGACTTTGTCATTCATTCCGGCACCAAGTATCTGGACGGCCAGGGCAGGGTGGTGGCGGGCGCCATTTGTTGCTCGCAAAAATATGTCAATGATGTGTTTTGGCCGATTAATCGAACCGTGGGCATGGTGCTCTCGCCCTTCAATGCGTGGGTGGTGACCAAGGGGATGGAGACACTGTCGCTACGGATGAAGGCGCAGTGCGACAGCGCGCTGGATTTGGCCAACTGGCTGCAAGACCAGCCGCAAGTTGCGCGGGTCTATTACCCCGGCCTGGCCTCGCATCCGCAGCATGCCTTGGCCATGCGCCAGCAAAGCGGGCTGGGTGGCGCTGTGGTGTCGTTTGATGTGCGAGCACCAGACGCAACGCAGGCGCGCAGCAATGCTTTTCATGTGATCGACAGCACCCAGGTGTGCTCGATCACCACCAACCTGGGCGACACCAAAACCACCATTGCCCACCCCGCCACCACCTCGCACGGTCGTCTCACCGAAGACCAACGCCAGGCCGCTGGCATCGGTCAGGGCTTGATTCGCATGGCAGTGGGCCTGGACCACATTGACGATCTCAAGGCCGACCTGCTGCGCGGCCTGCAGACCTTAAGTGCACTGAAATGA
- the purF gene encoding amidophosphoribosyltransferase codes for MCGIVGVVSNAPVNQLIYDALLLLQHRGQDAAGIVTQQERKFFMHKAKGMVRDVFRTRNMRSLPGNCGLGQVRYPTAGNAFSEEEAQPFYVNAPFGIVLVHNGNLTNAHALKAELFSNDHRHINTDSDSEVLLNVLAHELGETTRGLPLLPRDVFAAVRKVHQRIKGSYAVIAMIAGHGVLAFRDPFGIRPLCIGHGEGTVLLASESVALEGTSHKFERDIAPGEAVFIDLQGKVHAQQCAEHPVLSPCIFEYVYLARPDSVMDGISVYQARLNLGETLAKRVISTVPPNEIDVVIPIPESSRPSAAQLAQLLGLPYREGFVKNRYVGRTFIMPGQSVRKKSVRQKLNVIASEFKGRNVLLVDDSIVRGTTSREIVQMAREAGARKVYMASAAPPVRYPNVYGIDMPTSEELVAHNRTVEQIRAIIGCDALIYQDVDGMKKAIGSLNPSIKDFDASCFDGVYVTGDITLEDIARLNASRVGGEEAGEDNSRLALPNHEDQA; via the coding sequence ATGTGTGGAATCGTTGGTGTTGTCAGCAACGCCCCTGTCAATCAACTTATTTATGATGCCCTGCTGCTGTTACAGCACCGCGGGCAAGATGCCGCTGGCATCGTGACGCAGCAGGAGCGCAAGTTCTTCATGCACAAGGCCAAAGGCATGGTGCGTGATGTGTTTCGCACCCGCAACATGCGCTCACTGCCGGGCAATTGCGGACTCGGTCAGGTGCGCTATCCGACCGCGGGCAATGCGTTCAGCGAAGAAGAGGCGCAGCCGTTCTACGTCAATGCGCCGTTTGGCATTGTGCTGGTGCACAACGGCAACCTGACCAATGCGCACGCCCTCAAAGCCGAGCTGTTCAGCAATGACCACCGCCACATCAACACCGACAGCGACTCCGAGGTGCTGCTCAACGTGCTGGCCCATGAGCTGGGAGAAACCACGCGCGGCTTGCCGCTGCTCCCGCGTGATGTGTTTGCCGCCGTGCGCAAAGTGCATCAGCGCATCAAGGGCTCGTACGCCGTGATCGCCATGATCGCCGGCCATGGCGTGCTGGCTTTTCGTGACCCGTTTGGCATTCGCCCGCTTTGCATCGGGCATGGCGAGGGCACCGTGTTGCTGGCCAGCGAGTCAGTGGCGCTGGAAGGCACATCACACAAATTTGAGCGTGACATTGCCCCCGGCGAGGCGGTGTTTATTGACTTGCAGGGCAAGGTGCATGCACAGCAGTGTGCCGAGCATCCGGTGCTCAGCCCCTGCATTTTTGAATATGTTTATCTGGCGCGGCCGGATTCGGTGATGGATGGCATTTCGGTCTACCAGGCGCGCTTGAACCTGGGTGAAACGCTGGCCAAGCGGGTGATCTCTACCGTGCCGCCGAACGAAATTGATGTCGTGATCCCGATCCCGGAATCGAGCCGCCCGAGTGCGGCGCAGCTGGCGCAGTTGCTGGGCTTGCCGTACCGCGAAGGTTTTGTGAAAAACCGCTATGTCGGGCGCACCTTCATCATGCCGGGGCAGTCGGTTCGCAAAAAATCGGTGCGCCAAAAGCTCAATGTGATCGCCAGCGAATTCAAGGGCCGCAATGTGCTGCTGGTGGACGACTCGATCGTGCGCGGCACCACCAGCCGTGAAATCGTGCAGATGGCGCGCGAAGCTGGCGCGCGCAAGGTTTACATGGCCAGTGCCGCGCCGCCGGTGCGCTACCCCAACGTGTACGGTATCGACATGCCCACGTCAGAGGAGTTGGTGGCGCATAACCGCACGGTGGAACAAATCCGTGCAATCATTGGCTGTGACGCGTTGATTTACCAGGACGTCGATGGCATGAAGAAGGCCATTGGTTCCCTCAACCCCAGCATCAAGGACTTCGACGCCTCCTGCTTTGACGGCGTCTATGTCACTGGGGACATCACCCTGGAAGACATTGCCCGGCTGAACGCCAGCCGGGTCGGCGGCGAGGAAGCGGGCGAGGACAATTCCCGCCTGGCGTTGCCCAATCACGAGGATCAAGCATGA
- a CDS encoding CvpA family protein, with amino-acid sequence MLALDWFFLGVLLASLLLGAWRGLIYEVFSLLSWVAAFMVAQWLAPDLAPRLPMSGSGEAVRYAVAFIVVFVLSVLVGSLLASLVQKLFAAVGLRPADRALGAVFGLVRGVLLLLLATVVITMTPLKSDPRWQKSVGADLALVTLKGLKPVLPQEFAKYLPA; translated from the coding sequence ATGCTTGCGCTGGACTGGTTTTTTTTGGGGGTGTTGCTGGCATCGCTGCTCTTGGGCGCTTGGCGTGGCTTGATTTACGAGGTGTTTTCATTGCTGAGCTGGGTGGCCGCCTTCATGGTGGCGCAGTGGTTGGCGCCGGATCTCGCGCCCAGGCTGCCCATGTCCGGCTCGGGCGAGGCGGTGCGTTACGCCGTGGCTTTTATCGTGGTGTTTGTGCTGTCGGTGCTGGTGGGCAGTCTGTTGGCCAGCCTGGTGCAGAAACTTTTTGCCGCCGTCGGCCTGCGGCCTGCGGATCGGGCGCTGGGTGCTGTGTTTGGCCTGGTGCGCGGTGTGCTGTTGTTGTTGTTGGCCACGGTGGTGATAACCATGACACCTTTAAAATCCGACCCCCGGTGGCAGAAATCGGTGGGTGCCGACCTGGCCCTGGTGACGCTCAAAGGCTTGAAGCCCGTGTTGCCGCAAGAATTTGCAAAGTATTTACCGGCATGA
- a CDS encoding SPOR domain-containing protein, whose amino-acid sequence MAFFKLRKGGDDKSAAPAPSESVEVMRKRAKYRLLGAAVLVLLGVIGFPLLFDKQPRPISVDTPIEIPDKNKVLPLSIPAPAVSLSAETAVVPPAAAVAASARSSEQKVAAAPVEYESEAPKIAAKEEQKPASPVPDPAAIKANDKPLAKALVKADDAAKAQSLLDGKSSNSPAGTKPAANDARFVVQVGAFADATRAREVRLKLEHAGLKTYTHVAKTKDGDRIRVRVGPFGTKGDAAKAVEKIKKLDLPAAILTL is encoded by the coding sequence ATGGCCTTTTTCAAGTTACGCAAGGGCGGCGATGACAAGTCTGCCGCGCCAGCGCCGTCAGAGAGCGTTGAGGTGATGCGCAAGCGCGCCAAGTACCGTCTGTTGGGTGCCGCCGTGTTGGTGTTGCTGGGCGTGATTGGTTTCCCGCTTCTGTTTGACAAGCAGCCGCGCCCAATTTCGGTCGACACGCCGATAGAAATACCCGACAAAAACAAGGTCCTGCCCTTGAGTATTCCCGCGCCTGCGGTGTCCCTCTCCGCTGAGACTGCCGTCGTGCCGCCTGCAGCCGCTGTCGCTGCCTCCGCACGAAGTAGTGAGCAAAAAGTGGCAGCAGCCCCCGTGGAATATGAATCAGAAGCTCCTAAAATAGCAGCAAAAGAAGAGCAGAAGCCGGCCAGCCCGGTGCCCGACCCGGCAGCGATCAAGGCGAATGACAAGCCGCTTGCCAAAGCGCTGGTGAAGGCGGATGACGCGGCCAAGGCTCAGTCGCTGCTCGACGGCAAAAGTTCCAACAGCCCTGCTGGCACCAAGCCCGCCGCCAACGATGCCCGCTTTGTGGTGCAGGTGGGTGCCTTTGCCGACGCAACACGGGCGCGTGAAGTGCGATTGAAACTGGAACACGCCGGTCTCAAGACCTACACCCATGTGGCAAAGACCAAAGACGGGGACAGAATTCGCGTTCGGGTCGGCCCCTTTGGCACCAAGGGTGATGCGGCCAAGGCGGTAGAAAAGATCAAAAAGCTTGATTTGCCCGCCGCCATACTGACCTTGTAA
- the folC gene encoding bifunctional tetrahydrofolate synthase/dihydrofolate synthase: MKTPIETQKTLSDWLAHCEQLHPVTIDLGLERVRLVAERMQIRFDCPVITVAGTNGKGSTCVMLESILLQAGYRTGVYTSPHLVRFEERLRLLGEPVDAAQLIAAFESVERARCQDDVEVSLTYFEFSTLAILDVMSRSGLDVVILEVGLGGRLDAVNIIEPDCAIITSIDLDHMALLGPDRESIGYEKAGIMRTGRPVVVSDPVPPQSVLDRALEVGADLWQVGRDFNVSGDRQQWAWAGRGRRYSGMAYPALLGANQLVNAAGVLAALMALRERLPVTAQAVRNGFAFVELPGRFQIVPGQPALVLDVAHNPHAVAALTANLDAMGYFPTTHAIFGAMADKDVALMLARINPLVDKWYFTDLPTPRAESANALLLQWQAQNTRKDASAAVYADPQQALQAAISAADPTDRIIVFGSFYTVGGILKDGVPRLDAQHLPSR, translated from the coding sequence ATGAAAACCCCAATCGAAACTCAAAAAACATTGTCCGACTGGCTCGCGCATTGCGAGCAACTGCATCCGGTCACGATCGACCTCGGTCTGGAGCGGGTGCGCCTGGTGGCCGAACGCATGCAAATCCGGTTTGACTGCCCGGTGATTACCGTGGCGGGCACCAACGGCAAAGGTTCGACCTGCGTCATGCTGGAATCCATTTTGCTGCAGGCCGGCTACCGCACCGGGGTCTACACCTCGCCGCATCTGGTGCGTTTTGAAGAGCGCTTGCGGCTACTGGGCGAGCCGGTAGATGCTGCGCAATTAATAGCTGCCTTCGAAAGCGTGGAAAGGGCCAGATGTCAAGATGATGTTGAGGTCTCGCTGACCTATTTTGAGTTTTCCACGCTCGCCATCCTGGACGTGATGAGCCGCAGTGGCCTGGACGTGGTGATCCTGGAGGTGGGTCTGGGCGGGCGGCTCGATGCGGTCAACATCATTGAGCCCGATTGCGCCATCATCACCAGCATCGACCTCGATCACATGGCGCTGCTGGGGCCGGACCGTGAGTCCATTGGCTACGAAAAGGCGGGCATCATGCGCACCGGCCGCCCGGTGGTGGTGAGTGATCCCGTGCCGCCGCAGAGCGTGCTGGATCGGGCGCTCGAAGTCGGTGCCGACCTGTGGCAAGTGGGACGCGACTTCAATGTGTCGGGCGACCGGCAGCAGTGGGCCTGGGCCGGGCGCGGCAGGCGTTACAGCGGCATGGCCTACCCGGCGCTGCTGGGGGCCAACCAACTGGTCAATGCCGCTGGCGTGCTGGCGGCATTGATGGCCCTGCGCGAGCGCCTGCCGGTGACGGCGCAGGCGGTGCGCAATGGCTTTGCCTTTGTCGAGTTGCCGGGGCGCTTTCAGATCGTGCCGGGCCAGCCGGCATTGGTGCTGGACGTGGCGCACAACCCGCATGCCGTGGCGGCGCTGACGGCCAACCTGGACGCGATGGGCTACTTCCCGACCACGCACGCCATTTTTGGCGCGATGGCGGATAAAGACGTGGCGCTGATGCTGGCCCGAATCAATCCCTTGGTTGACAAGTGGTATTTCACCGATTTGCCGACCCCCCGGGCCGAATCCGCCAATGCCTTGTTGCTGCAGTGGCAGGCGCAAAACACGCGCAAAGACGCCAGCGCTGCCGTTTACGCCGACCCGCAGCAAGCCCTGCAGGCCGCCATCAGCGCGGCTGACCCCACTGATAGAATTATTGTCTTTGGGTCGTTTTACACCGTGGGCGGTATTTTGAAGGACGGCGTGCCCCGTCTTGACGCCCAACACCTGCCCAGCCGTTGA
- a CDS encoding ArsC family reductase, giving the protein MRGMNTLATPSSSNAPVTVFGIPNCDTVKKARAWLTGQGVSHEFHDFKKLGVPVDQLPRWIAAIGWEPLLNRKGTTWRKLDEDSRAAVVGAVSASALMLAHPSVIKRPVVVWRDGRVTVGFDAASFSAHLP; this is encoded by the coding sequence ATGCGGGGCATGAACACCCTTGCCACGCCTTCCTCATCCAACGCACCCGTGACCGTTTTCGGCATTCCCAACTGCGACACGGTCAAGAAAGCTCGCGCCTGGCTGACCGGGCAAGGCGTCAGTCATGAATTTCATGATTTCAAGAAACTGGGCGTCCCGGTAGATCAGTTGCCGCGTTGGATCGCCGCTATTGGCTGGGAGCCGCTGCTGAACCGCAAGGGCACGACCTGGCGCAAGCTCGACGAGGACAGCCGCGCCGCGGTGGTGGGCGCAGTCAGCGCCAGCGCCTTGATGCTGGCTCACCCCAGCGTAATCAAACGGCCGGTCGTGGTGTGGCGCGATGGCCGGGTAACGGTCGGCTTTGATGCCGCCAGCTTCTCTGCACACCTGCCCTAA
- a CDS encoding pyrimidine/purine nucleoside phosphorylase produces MTTTHIDQVSVSTQASVYFDGKCISHGVTLADGTKKSVGVILPATLTFNTGAPEVMECVAGSCDYKLPGSEVWLKSKPGDKFSIPGNTPFDIRVTEPYHYICHFG; encoded by the coding sequence ATGACCACTACCCACATCGACCAGGTGTCCGTCAGCACCCAGGCCAGTGTTTATTTCGATGGCAAATGCATCAGCCACGGCGTCACGCTGGCCGATGGCACAAAAAAATCCGTGGGCGTGATCCTGCCTGCCACCCTGACCTTCAACACCGGCGCCCCAGAGGTCATGGAATGTGTCGCCGGTAGCTGTGACTACAAATTGCCGGGCAGCGAGGTGTGGCTCAAGTCCAAGCCGGGTGACAAATTCAGCATCCCAGGCAACACCCCATTCGATATTCGTGTCACCGAGCCGTATCACTACATCTGCCACTTCGGTTGA